TGATCCCCGCCCGCTTGGCCCGGCGGATGATGTCCACCGTCTCGGCGCAGGAGACATGGGCGATATGGACCCGGCCCCCGGTCAGGTCAGCCAGCATCACGTCCCGGGCGGCCATGGCGGCCTCGGCGGCATTGGGGATCCCCCGCAGCCCCAGTTTGGTGGCCAGGGCTCCCTCGTTCATGGCGCCGTCGGCCGACAAGAACTTGTCCTCGCAGTGGGAGATCACCGGGATGTCGAACATCCGGCAGTAATCCAGGGCCCGGCGCATCAGATTGGAATTGGTAACCGGCTTGCCGTCGTCGGATATGCCTACGATGCCGGATTGATACATATCGCCGATCTCGGCCAGCTCCTCGCCCAGCGATCCCTTGGTGATGGCGCCCACCGGATAGATCCGGCATTCGGGGATCTGCCGGGATTTTATGAACTGCACCAGTCCCTGGCTGTCTATCACCGGCTGGGTGTTGGGCATGCAGGCGATGGCGGTAAAACCGCCGGCTGCCGCTGCCCGGGAACCGGAGGTGATGGTCTCCTCGTCCTCCCGCCCGGGTTCGCGCAGGTGGACATGCATGTCCACCAGGCCGGGAAAGACATACTGGCCGTTAATGTCGATGACTTCGGCCTTGGGGTTGTCTATCTTGGCCTCCAGCCCTGCGATCCGGCCGTCCTCGATCAGGATGTCCAGAACCTCGTCCCGGTGGTTCTGGGGGTCGATCACCCGGCCGCCTTTGATAATAATTCTTAATTCTGAATTATGAATTCTGGAATTGCTCATTGTTATGCCTCCTTCTTTATGGCTTCGGCCAGGGGTGCATCGCCGCCCGACAGCAAGTAGAGCACCGCCATCCTGACGGCCACCCCGTTGGTCACCTGGTCCAGTATCACCGAACGTTCACCGTCGGCCACATCAGGGTCTATCTCTATGCCCCGGTTCATCGGCCCGGGGTGCATGATGGTCACATCCCCCTTGGCCTTGGCCATCCGTTCCTTGTCCAAACAGAAGTGCAGTGAATATTCCCGCAGCGAAGGCAGCAGGCCCTTCTTCTGTCTCTCCAGCTGAAGGCGGAGGACGTTGATGACGTCAGCCTGGGGGATGGCCTCATCCAGGTTGTAATACACCTTGACCCCCAGCTGTTCGATCCCGATTGGGATCAGGGTGGATGGACCGCATACCGAGACCTGGGCCCCCAGCTTCAGCAGTCCGTTGATGTTGGAGCGGGCCACCCGGGAATGGGTAACGTCGCCCACTATCAGCACCTTCAGCCCCTCGAAACCGCCGCGTTTTTCCTTGATGGTGAACATGTCCAGCAGGCCCTGGGTGGGGTGGGCGTGCTGTCCGTCGCCGGCGTTGATCACTCCGGCCTTGATGCGGCTGGCCAGAAAATGCGGGGCGCCCGAGGAGGCGTGCCGCATCACCACCAGATCGATCTTCATGGCCTCCAGGTTGCGGGCGGTATCCAGCAGGGTCTCCCCTTTTTGGACGGCTGAGGTCTTGGGCGAAATGTTGACGGTGTCGGCCATCAGCCGTTTGGCGGCCATGTCGAAGGAGGCCGAGGTGCGGGTGGAGGGTTCGAAGAACATATTGACGATGGTCTTGCCCCTGAGGATGGGCACCTTCTTGATGGGCCGGTTGAGCACCTCCCGGAAGCTTTTGGCGGTGTCCAGGATCATGTTCATCTCCTCGGCCGAAAGCGATTCCAGGTCCAGCAGGTCCTTTTTATTCCACTTCATCGCTCAGCTCCTTTATGATCACCTTCTCCTCACCGTCCTCCTCCTGGGTGCGGACCGCGATTATCTCCTTGTGCGAGGTGGGGACGTTCTTGCCCACGTAGTTGGCCCTGATGGGCAGCTCCCGGTGGCCCCGGTCTATCAGCACCGCCAGTTCGATGCTCCTGGGACGCCCGAAATCAAGGATCTCGTCTATGGCCGCCCGGACCGTGCGCCCGGTATATAATACATCGTCCACCAAGATCACTGTCTTGCCGGTGACGTCCAGGTGCAGGTCGGTCTGATTGACCACCGGCTGGTGGGCGATGGTCTGCAGGTCATCCCGGTAGAAGGTGATGTCGATGGCCCCGTAGGGGATCTCCACTTTTTCGATGTCGCTTATCAGCTTGGCTATCCGCTTGCCCAGGGTGTCGCCCCGCCGCTTGATGCCGATGATGATCAGGTCCTTGGTGCCCATATTCTGCTCCACGATCTCATGGGCGATCCTGACCATGGCCCGTTCCACCTGCTTGGCGTCCATTATGACTGCTTTCTGTTTGGTCATACTGCCTCCGTATATATTATTGATATTTTGTCCATTTAACAGGATATACCGAACACGGATTACACAGATTTTTTACTGATTGCACAGATAATTTTACAGATTTTATTCGTGCTGTTTTCTTTTCGCCAGAACAGCGTTTATCATGCCTCTTCGTCATTACGAGGCTTGCTTTCTGCAATGCAGACGAAGTAATCTCCGAACCGTATACCTTTTTATAAGCCTGACAGAGATCGCTTCGGATGCTGAATAAGAGCCGTCTCGCGATGACACTGCATAAGTTGCTAATAGTCCTATAGGATAGCATATCAGCCAAAAGGCCAAAGTCTTGATGTGCCCTGAAAATGATCGACAAACAGGCATAAAAAAACCTCCATCCCTGTCATCCAGGGCTGGAGGCTGAAAATTCTTTTGGGATTTTCATAAATAATTCCTTTCTGACCTCACGGGATCAGTTTAAAGGGTAAGCTTAATCTATGGTGTAATGATACATCATTTCCGGATAAAAGTCAAGGGGTAAAAGCGACAGGGGTAAAAGCGATACGGTACGTGCAAAAAGAAGGCCGGTTACTAAACCGGCCTTTGTTGTTTGAATAACGAGTTTTGGGTTGGTTATTTCAATATCACCATTTTCTTGGTGGCGTCAAACTCTCCGGAATTAATGCGGTAGAAATAAACGCCATTGGACACTTTTTTGCCTTGCGTATCCTTGCCGTCCCAGTTGACGCTGTATACGCCCGGCTGTTGGTAAGCGTCCACGATGGTCTTTACCGCCTGCCCCAAAGTATTGTAAACCTTAAATGTGGTCTTGCCAGATTGGGCTAATTGATACCTGAAAGTGGTTTGGCCCCTGGCGGGATTGGGCGAATTCGGCATAAGTTCATAATGGTAAGGAACCGGTTTGGTTTCGCTTAAAGCAGCCTGTGCCCCGCCATCCTTGGCGTTGTCGCAGTCCTTCTCGTATTCCTCGATGGATAAAATCGCACAGACGGCATATTCGCCCTTCTGCTTGTCTATTGTGATGTCAATCTGCCCGTCGCTGTAAAGTTTGGGCATCAGCCAGCGTTTGAACTCGACCTTTTCCTCGGGCTTGAGGTTGGCCACATCGAACTGCTGGCCGTCAATCTTCATCTTCTGCTGAATGCGGTCATAAGATTCGTGGTAGTACACGGCCTTCAACATGTAGGTCCTGGATGGATCAAGCCCGGAGAAAGAGTATTTAAGCTGGTTGGGATGGTAATCAACCGTCAAGTCCGGGGTTTGGCCGTAGGTTAAAGTTCCCGCTTTCTGAGTGGTGTAAACCGCGGCTTCCTCGGTGCCAAGATCGGCGTAGTAATAGGGCACCGGCTCGATTGATTGGGCATAGATTTTTACCGGTTTTTGAATGATGGCTTTGG
The Candidatus Edwardsbacteria bacterium RifOxyA12_full_54_48 DNA segment above includes these coding regions:
- a CDS encoding dihydroorotase gives rise to the protein MSNSRIHNSELRIIIKGGRVIDPQNHRDEVLDILIEDGRIAGLEAKIDNPKAEVIDINGQYVFPGLVDMHVHLREPGREDEETITSGSRAAAAGGFTAIACMPNTQPVIDSQGLVQFIKSRQIPECRIYPVGAITKGSLGEELAEIGDMYQSGIVGISDDGKPVTNSNLMRRALDYCRMFDIPVISHCEDKFLSADGAMNEGALATKLGLRGIPNAAEAAMAARDVMLADLTGGRVHIAHVSCAETVDIIRRAKRAGIKVTAETCPQYFMLSQEAVIGYDSMMRVNPPLRSKADLMTIIDALKDGTIDCIATDHAPHSSEEKEVEFDQAPCGMLGLETSLGLCWTHLVEKNILTVSQLVEKMAVNPARILKIQNSIEPKAPANLTIFDPKAEWEVDPSKFRSKSRNTPFKGWKIKGKAVMTIVDGQLIKI
- a CDS encoding aspartate carbamoyltransferase, which encodes MKWNKKDLLDLESLSAEEMNMILDTAKSFREVLNRPIKKVPILRGKTIVNMFFEPSTRTSASFDMAAKRLMADTVNISPKTSAVQKGETLLDTARNLEAMKIDLVVMRHASSGAPHFLASRIKAGVINAGDGQHAHPTQGLLDMFTIKEKRGGFEGLKVLIVGDVTHSRVARSNINGLLKLGAQVSVCGPSTLIPIGIEQLGVKVYYNLDEAIPQADVINVLRLQLERQKKGLLPSLREYSLHFCLDKERMAKAKGDVTIMHPGPMNRGIEIDPDVADGERSVILDQVTNGVAVRMAVLYLLSGGDAPLAEAIKKEA
- a CDS encoding bifunctional pyr operon transcriptional regulator/uracil phosphoribosyltransferase — protein: MTKQKAVIMDAKQVERAMVRIAHEIVEQNMGTKDLIIIGIKRRGDTLGKRIAKLISDIEKVEIPYGAIDITFYRDDLQTIAHQPVVNQTDLHLDVTGKTVILVDDVLYTGRTVRAAIDEILDFGRPRSIELAVLIDRGHRELPIRANYVGKNVPTSHKEIIAVRTQEEDGEEKVIIKELSDEVE